Part of the Paenibacillus guangzhouensis genome is shown below.
GGCGAACTGGTTCATGGAGAATCTATACGGTCCATCCGCGGACTACTTGAAATACGGCGTGGACGCAAAAGGCATCACGACGGCAAAATATGCGCTGATCGACATGTCTGCGCCGGATAAAGATTTGAAACGCGCACAAAATGTTGCAAAAGCGCTTGGCAGCAGTGATCCATCGACTCTAAATCCTGAAGAAAAATCTACGTACGATAAGATCCTCTCCTTCAGACAAGGCGGCGACTTGAATTTCTACGGCGAGAACTTGCAGAGTGGTCCTGAAGGCGCCATGATGGTGCTTCAGAAGCTATGGGATGCAGGTAAAGTGGTATCCGAAGGCTATGGCGGCGCTCCGACCGATACGATGGGGGAGAAGAAAGCAACCTTAGATAAGATGGAGAATGAAATTTTCACGAAAATCGTCTACGGGGCGGCTTCAATCGACCAATTCGATAAATTCGTGGAAGATTGGAAGAAGCTTGGCGGCGAGCAAATCACGCAAGAAGTAAACGAGTGGAACGCATCGCAAAAATGATAATGTTTTGAACGAGAGGGGTAGGAAGAGTCGATCAACTTACCCCTTCCGTATGTTCGGGCAATGGAATTTGACAGCTCGCGATTTGATGATAAGGAAGTGAACATCTTGCTGAAAAAGAACATGAAAAAGCAGCTTCCACTCCACTTAATGTTAATCCCTGGCATCATTCTGGTATTTATCTATAGCTATATTCCGATGGTAGGATCCATCATGGCCTTCCAGAAGTATATTCCGTCGAAAGGGTTATTCGATTCGAAATGGGTGGGCTTCAAGAACTTTCATTACCTCTTCAATATGCCGGATTTCTATCAAGTGTTGTGGAACACCGTCTTTATCGCTGTGATGAAAATAATATTCGGATTAATCGTTCCGATCGCCATTGCCATTCTCTTGAATGAGATCGGCAAAAGCTTCGTGAAACGGTGGATTCAGACTTTGATATATTTGCCGCACTTTCTCTCGTGGGTCATCCTTGGCGGCGTACTGATCGATATTTTATCGCCTTCGAATGGACTTGTGAATCAATTCCTCGGCTGGTTCTCGATTAAGCCGATCTTCTTCTTGGGGGATAACAATTGGTTTCCGTTCACGATTATCCTCTCGGATATTTGGAAGGAATTCGGATTTAGCACGATCGTATATTTAGCCGCATTAACCACGATTAATCCAAGTCTCTATGAAGCTGCTGTTATTGATGGTGCGAGCCGTTGGAAGCAGACGTGGAACATTACGCTTCCTGGCATCATGCCGGTTATTATCCTGATGGCGACGTTAAGCCTCGGGAATGTGCTTAACGCCGGATTTGACCAAATATTCAATTTGTATAGTCCACTTGTCTATGAGAGTGGAGATATTCTAGATACGTTGATCTACCGTATTGGGTTGATCGATGCGCAATACGGTGTCGCTACAGCGCTGGGACTGTTCAAGTCGCTCATTTCCTTCGCGCTCGTCTCCATATCGTATTGGCTCGCATACAAGATTGCAGACTATCGCATTTTTTAGCATAAGAGGTGTGTCAACATGGTAGAAGGAAAATCACTTGGCAATAAATTGTTCCGAGTATTCAACTATACGTTCCTTATTCTATTAGCTGTCGCATGCCTGATCCCGCTGATTCACATTTTAGCCGTCTCCTTAAGCTCGAACGTTGCGGCAAGCGCCGGGATTGTGAAGCTGTGGCCGAAGGAATTTACATTCAAATCCTATGAGTTCGTGCTGTCGAAGGGAGAGTTTCTGCTCTCCCTGTGGGTAACGGTGAAGCGGGTCGTGCTAGGAACCATACTCAGTATGTTCCTATCGATTTTAATCGCATACCCGCTATCTAAGAACGGGCGGGAGCTTAAGTTCAGAACAGGTTATGCATGGTATTTCGTATTTACGATCCTGTTCAGCGGTGGCTTGATTCCATGGTATATGACGATTCGTTCAACGGGACTGCTCGATTCGATCTGGGCTCTGATCATACCGGGCGCCGTCCCTGTATTTAACGTGATTCTGCTATTGAACTTCTATCGGGGCTTGCCGAAGGAGCTGGAGGAGGCGGCATTCGTGGATGGGGCTGGCCATTGGAAGACGTTGTGGCGCATCTATGTTCCATTATCGATGCCGTCCATTGCAACGATCGGGCTATTTACGGTCGTTGGGCATTGGAATGCTTGGTTCGACGGATTGATCTTGATGAACTCACAGGACAATTATCCGTTGTCCAGTTATTTGCAGACGGTGATCGTGCAAGCCAGCTTGACGAACATGTCCGCGGAGCAGCTTGCGAATCTGGCTACCGTATCCGATCGGACGGTCAAATCGGCGCAAATTTTTGTCGGCGCTTTGCCGATTCTAGCTTTTTATCCGTTTCTGCAGAAATATTTCGTCAAAGGGATGGTCCTTGGCGGGGTAAAAGAATAGCTCCATTATGTTGAATTTGAAAAAGGGAGATAGAATGTTATGACAGCGAACCAACCATGGAAAATCTACGCGATTCATCATTCACATACGGATGTCGGTTATACCGAAAGACAGGAAAAAATCCAGCAATACCATGTCGATTTCATTCGTCAGACGCTTCACATCCTGCGGGAGATCGAGTCGGGGAGACGCCCGGAATGGAAGGGCTTCAAGTGGGTCTGCGAGACCTTCTGGCCAATCGAGTCTTTCCTCAAGAAGGCGACCGACGAGGAGAAGAAGGAATTTGCAGCTGGCGTACGCCGCGGCGATATTGGACTATCCGGCACGTACCTCAATATGAGTGAATTGATTGGGAAGGAACTATTCGAATCGATGCTTGGGCGTATTAAAGCGTATGGCGAGTCGATTCAGGTACCTGTGACATCTGTGATGACCGCCGATATTACCGGTTTCAGTTGGGGTTATGGCGAAGTGCTGCTGGATGCAGGCATCCAGAACTTGATTACATGCATTCATACGCATCATTCGATGTTCCCGCTCTGGAAGAAACAGCAGCCGTTCTGGTGGGAAATGCCGAATGGCGAACGCCTGCTAACATGGAATGGCGAGCATTACGTGTTCGGCAATGATTTGGGACTCATGCCAGGGCTTGGCGGATCGTACACGATTAAAGATGAGCTGGATACAAGCAAAGGCGTCACCTTCGAGATGGCCGAAATTCGGATTCAGCGTTATATCGACCGTCTAGAGCAGGATGGGTACGCATTCCGATTTGCGCCGGTCATGTTCTCCGGCCTGCCGACGGATAACGGTTCACCGAATGCGGAAGTGATGGACTTCGTTGGACGTTGGAATGCCCAGCACGGTGACCGGGTTCAGATCGTGCCAGCGACCTTGGAGGATTTCTTCGCCGAAGTCCGCGCGCATGCGGAGCAGCATCCGGACGACATCCCGGTGCATCGCGGCGATTGGCCGGACTGGTGGACAGACGGCGTAGGTTCGACACCGAAGCATGTCCAAGTCTATCGTGAGGCGCAGCGTGTCTATCAGAAGGTGAAACGGCTTGATCCGAACCGCGAGATTGTATCAAAAGAAGTCATGGAAGACATGGAGTACCAATTAACGCTGTTCGCTGAGCATACATGGGGTTATCATTCTTCGGTAACAGAACCTTGGAACCCGTTCGTCCAAGAGCTTGGACTGCGTAAGGAAGCCTTTGCGGCGAATGCCAGCACGGCGGCGCACCGCGCATTGTATGACATTCTGGAGGCGAAGGGTGACGCGCTGCTCGCGCCGCATCGTCCGATGAAGTTCAAGCTGCACAATCCATTCGGATACGTACAAGAGGATTTCGCGCATCTCATTATGGAGGGCTGGCACTATGATCTGATCAAGGACGGCTTCGAAGTCCGCGATGTAGAGAGCGGCGAGGTGTACACATCGCAGCTTCGTGTGGCGCCGCGCGGCGTTATTATTAGCATACCGGTGACGCTCCAGCCTGGCGAAGAGAAGACGATTCATATTCAAGCGGTTGCACCGAGTAACCCTAGAACCGCATTCCAAAACGACGTTGTCGGTTCGGACCGCATGATGGATGTCGACATCTCAAGTGATGGACAGCCGTTTAAGGTGACATCGACCTATATCGAAACGCCATTCGTTCACATCGCGTGGACGAAAGGGGCGGGGATTACGTCTTGGATCGATAAACGGACGTCGAAAGACATGCTGCGCAGCGATCGCAACCATAACGCTTTTACGCCGGTGTATGATATCACGCGTGCACCGAAGGTGAGCGATATGTACGAAGTGCGCCGGAAGATGGGGCGCAATCGGAAAGGACCGGATGCGGAGATTTCGGTAGGCATCTTGACGAACGTCGACATCGTGATGCAAGGCGATGTGTATGGCACGGTGCAGCTCACGTTCGAGGTTGCAGGCTGTTCGCATTATTCGTTATTCGTTACGGCGTATGCGAATCATCCACGCGTGGACGTGGCCGTCCGTATGCACAAGGATAGTGTATGGGATCCGGAGAATCTATATATATCGCTTCCATTTGGAAGTCCGATCACGAGCGATGCGGAAGAATTGTGGATTGATAAGATGGACGTGCTGACACGCCCTCGCAAAGATCAATTGCCAGGCAGTCTAGCGGATTATTATTGTTTAGGTGAAGGTGCAGCTTATGTCGCGGCTCAAGGCGGCGTTGCGATTGCGATGCCGGATACGCCGCTAATTCAGCTCGGCTCGCTGGACCATCAATTCAGATTTCTTAACGGGGATGCGAAGTTAGCACAGGACCCGGGACATTTATATTCGTGGGCGATGAACAACTATTGGGAGACGAACTTTACGGCGACGCTTGGTGGGTTCTATGAATTCCGCTATCTCGTGACATGGGGAGAACAGCTCCATACGCCGGAAGCAGCAATGAATGCATGCCGCAGCATGAACGCAGGGATTTTAGGATGGCGGGTATGGTAGTGGCGGGATGAATGTAAGGAGAGGTTAACGATGAAATTTTTAGATGCTTCTTGTTCCATAGACGAGCGGACAGTGGATTTGCTCGAACGAATGACCCTTGAGGAGAAGATCGGTCAGCTCGTGCAGCCTTTTGGATGGCAGGCCTATGAGCGGGCAGAAGACAAGATTCAACTGACAGATGCTTTTAAGGAAGCCATGGCGAAAGGTGGTGTCGGCTCGTTATACGGTGTATTGCGGGCTGATCCATGGACGGGTGTGACCTTAGAGACAGGTCTGACGCCGCGCGAAGGCGCGGAGGTCACGAACCTGATTCAGAAATACGCGATCGAACAGACGCGCCTCGGCATTCCGATTCTATTCGGTGAAGAATGTTCGCACGGGCATATGGCGATTGGATCGACCGTCTTCCCGGTTCCGATCGGGATGGGCAGCACCTGGAACGTTGAATTATTCGAGCAGATGTGCCGCGCAGTTGCGGTTGAGACGCGTGCGCAAGGCGGAGCAGCAACGTACTCCCCCGTGCTCGACGTCGTTCGAGATCCAAGATGGGGACGCACCGAAGAGACATTTGGCGAGGATCCGTACCTCATCAGTGAGATGGGGGTTGCCGCGGTTCGCGGATTGCAGGGCGATACTTTGAATTCCGATGAATCCATAATCGCAACGCTGAAGCATTTCGTCGGCTACGGCGCCTCGGAAGGGGGGCGCAATGCGGCCCCAGCCCATCTTGGACCTCGTGAGCTGAAAGAGAAGGATCTGCTGCCATTCGAGCGGGCTGTCGCAGCAGGCGCCCGGTCGATCATGACGGCTTACAATGAAATTGATGGGGTGCCTTGTACCTCTAATCAAGAATTATTAACCCATGTCTTGCGTGAGCAATGGGGATTCGAAGGCTTCGTCATCACCGATTGCGGAGCGATTAATATGCTGCACCACGGTCATCAGGTCGCGGAGAGCGAAGAAGATGCAGCTTGCCTTGCGATTCGCGCCGGCGTCGATATGGAAATGTCCGGGGACAACTTCGGCAAGTATTTACAGCTCGCGGTGGAGCACGGCAAGCTGAGCGTATCGGATATTGACAAGGCGGTATGTCGCGTGCTGCGGATGAAGTTCGAGCTCGGACTGTTCGAACGTCCTTACGTCGATCCGGGTCATGCTGAGAACACAATTGGTAAGGCGGAGCATGTCGAGCTCGCCCGCACAGCGGCGCGTGAAGGCGTCGTTCTGCTTAAGAACAGCAATCACACGCTGCCGTTATCCCGGTCGCTCGGCCGAATCGCGGTTGTCGGACCGAATGCGAACAACATCTATAATCAATTGGGCGACTATACCTCGCCGCAGCAGCGGCAGCAGATTGTGACCGTCTTAGACGGTGTGCAGCAGAAATGCGCCGGATTCAGTGAAGTAAGCTATGCGCCAGGATGCCGCATCAAGGACCCGTCCACAGAAGGGTTCCAGACAGCGATGCAGTACGCAGCGGCAGCGGATATGATTATCGCCGTTGTTGGCGGCTCGAGCGCACGGGATTTCGGTGAAGGCACCATTGATCTGAAGACGGGTGCTGCGGTTATTACCGATCAATCTGTTCTTAGCGACATGGATTGCGGGGAAGGATTCGACCGAGCAGAGCTGGGCTTGTCTGGTGTGCAGCTGGAGCTGCTGAAGGAGCTCCGTACCTTAGGCAAACCGCTCGTTGTCGTCTACATGAACGGACGGCCGATTATCGAGCCTTGGGTGGATGAACACGCAGATGCAATTCTGGAGGCTTGGTATCCAGGACAAGAAGGCGGACATGCGATCGCGGAT
Proteins encoded:
- a CDS encoding ABC transporter permease; translated protein: MKKQLPLHLMLIPGIILVFIYSYIPMVGSIMAFQKYIPSKGLFDSKWVGFKNFHYLFNMPDFYQVLWNTVFIAVMKIIFGLIVPIAIAILLNEIGKSFVKRWIQTLIYLPHFLSWVILGGVLIDILSPSNGLVNQFLGWFSIKPIFFLGDNNWFPFTIILSDIWKEFGFSTIVYLAALTTINPSLYEAAVIDGASRWKQTWNITLPGIMPVIILMATLSLGNVLNAGFDQIFNLYSPLVYESGDILDTLIYRIGLIDAQYGVATALGLFKSLISFALVSISYWLAYKIADYRIF
- a CDS encoding carbohydrate ABC transporter permease, whose protein sequence is MVEGKSLGNKLFRVFNYTFLILLAVACLIPLIHILAVSLSSNVAASAGIVKLWPKEFTFKSYEFVLSKGEFLLSLWVTVKRVVLGTILSMFLSILIAYPLSKNGRELKFRTGYAWYFVFTILFSGGLIPWYMTIRSTGLLDSIWALIIPGAVPVFNVILLLNFYRGLPKELEEAAFVDGAGHWKTLWRIYVPLSMPSIATIGLFTVVGHWNAWFDGLILMNSQDNYPLSSYLQTVIVQASLTNMSAEQLANLATVSDRTVKSAQIFVGALPILAFYPFLQKYFVKGMVLGGVKE
- a CDS encoding glycoside hydrolase family 38 N-terminal domain-containing protein; the encoded protein is MTANQPWKIYAIHHSHTDVGYTERQEKIQQYHVDFIRQTLHILREIESGRRPEWKGFKWVCETFWPIESFLKKATDEEKKEFAAGVRRGDIGLSGTYLNMSELIGKELFESMLGRIKAYGESIQVPVTSVMTADITGFSWGYGEVLLDAGIQNLITCIHTHHSMFPLWKKQQPFWWEMPNGERLLTWNGEHYVFGNDLGLMPGLGGSYTIKDELDTSKGVTFEMAEIRIQRYIDRLEQDGYAFRFAPVMFSGLPTDNGSPNAEVMDFVGRWNAQHGDRVQIVPATLEDFFAEVRAHAEQHPDDIPVHRGDWPDWWTDGVGSTPKHVQVYREAQRVYQKVKRLDPNREIVSKEVMEDMEYQLTLFAEHTWGYHSSVTEPWNPFVQELGLRKEAFAANASTAAHRALYDILEAKGDALLAPHRPMKFKLHNPFGYVQEDFAHLIMEGWHYDLIKDGFEVRDVESGEVYTSQLRVAPRGVIISIPVTLQPGEEKTIHIQAVAPSNPRTAFQNDVVGSDRMMDVDISSDGQPFKVTSTYIETPFVHIAWTKGAGITSWIDKRTSKDMLRSDRNHNAFTPVYDITRAPKVSDMYEVRRKMGRNRKGPDAEISVGILTNVDIVMQGDVYGTVQLTFEVAGCSHYSLFVTAYANHPRVDVAVRMHKDSVWDPENLYISLPFGSPITSDAEELWIDKMDVLTRPRKDQLPGSLADYYCLGEGAAYVAAQGGVAIAMPDTPLIQLGSLDHQFRFLNGDAKLAQDPGHLYSWAMNNYWETNFTATLGGFYEFRYLVTWGEQLHTPEAAMNACRSMNAGILGWRVW
- a CDS encoding glycoside hydrolase family 3 N-terminal domain-containing protein, which translates into the protein MKFLDASCSIDERTVDLLERMTLEEKIGQLVQPFGWQAYERAEDKIQLTDAFKEAMAKGGVGSLYGVLRADPWTGVTLETGLTPREGAEVTNLIQKYAIEQTRLGIPILFGEECSHGHMAIGSTVFPVPIGMGSTWNVELFEQMCRAVAVETRAQGGAATYSPVLDVVRDPRWGRTEETFGEDPYLISEMGVAAVRGLQGDTLNSDESIIATLKHFVGYGASEGGRNAAPAHLGPRELKEKDLLPFERAVAAGARSIMTAYNEIDGVPCTSNQELLTHVLREQWGFEGFVITDCGAINMLHHGHQVAESEEDAACLAIRAGVDMEMSGDNFGKYLQLAVEHGKLSVSDIDKAVCRVLRMKFELGLFERPYVDPGHAENTIGKAEHVELARTAAREGVVLLKNSNHTLPLSRSLGRIAVVGPNANNIYNQLGDYTSPQQRQQIVTVLDGVQQKCAGFSEVSYAPGCRIKDPSTEGFQTAMQYAAAADMIIAVVGGSSARDFGEGTIDLKTGAAVITDQSVLSDMDCGEGFDRAELGLSGVQLELLKELRTLGKPLVVVYMNGRPIIEPWVDEHADAILEAWYPGQEGGHAIADILFGDYNPSGRLTLSIPKHVGQLPIAYNMKRTKGKRYVETDLNPQYPFGYGLSYTSFQYDNLRLEQSKIACHESTIVSVDVTNTGSMAGQEVVQLYVSDVASSVTRPAKELKGFCKIDLQPGETKTAQFTIGDQELQFVGPNLEWTVEPGEFHIMIGRHAEDLLQTSLNVVSK